From Tachyglossus aculeatus isolate mTacAcu1 chromosome 12 unlocalized genomic scaffold, mTacAcu1.pri SUPER_6_unloc_1, whole genome shotgun sequence, the proteins below share one genomic window:
- the LOC119920902 gene encoding bcl-2-like protein 2 isoform X1 produces the protein MATPAPASVSDTRALVADFVGYKLRQKGFACGAGPGEGPPAQPLHRAMRAAGDEFESRFRRAFSDLASQLHVTPGSAQQRFTQVSDELFQGGPNWGRLVAFFVFGAALCAESVNKEMEPLVGQVQDWMVAYLDTQLADWIRSSGGWAEFTALYGDGALEDARRLREGNWASVRTVLTGAVALGALVTVGAFFASK, from the exons ATGGCGACCCCGGCACCGGCCTCGGTCTCAGACACCCGGGCCCTGGTGGCGGACTTTGTGGGCTACAAGCTGCGGCAGAAGGGCTTCGCctgcggggccgggcccggggagggccccccggcccagcccctgcACCGGGCCATGCGGGCCGCCGGGGACGAGTTCGAGTCGCGCTTCCGGCGGGCCTTCTCGGACTTGGCGTCCCAGCTCCACGTGACGCCCGGCTCGGCCCAGCAGCGCTTCACCCAGGTGTCGGACGAGCTCTTCCAGGGGGGGCCCAACTGGGGCCGGCTGGTGGCCTTCTTCGTGTTCGGGGCCGCGCTCTGCGCCGAGAGCGTCAACAAGGAGATGGAGCCCCTGGTGGGGCAGGTGCAGGACTGGATGGTGGCCTATCTGGACACCCAGCTGGCCGACTGGATCCGCAGCAGTGGGGGCTGG GCGGAGTTCACGGCCCTGTATGGGGACGGGGCCCTGGAGGACGCCCGGCGCCTACGGGAGGGGAACTGGGCCTCCGTGCGGACCGTGCTGACGGGGGCCGTGGCGCTGGGAGCCCTGGTGACCGTCGGGGCCTTCTTCGCGAGCAAGTGA